The DNA window ATGGAACTCAGGTCGTAGCGACCGAGATCGAGCCCGTGCGCCTCGGCGACCTGGACGGGGGCGAGGTAGGCGATGGGCGCACCGAAGAAGGCCGTGGCCCGCTCCCGCTGGACGGTCTCGAGGAATTCGACGGGGTGGTACTCGCGCAGCAGAATCACCGTGCCGCCGAGGAACAGCGTCGTGAGTGCCCAGTTGTTCAGCGGCGACGCGTGCCAGATCGGCATCGCAATCAGGAAGCGGTCGTCTCGGGTGAGCCCGATGGTGGCGACGATCAGCGGGGGCACCGACGCGATCGTGCGATGCGTGTGCACGCAACCCTTGGGGGCGCTCGTGGTGCCGGAGGTGTAGAGAATCTGGGCGACGTCGTCCTCGTCACCGTCGGCGCCGTCCCACTCGGGCGCCGCGGCCACGAGAGCGTCGAAGTCGTCGTCGTCCGCGACGTCCGTGCCGTGCGTCGCGGCCTCGGTGAGAAGCCAGCGCGTCCGCGGCGCGCCCCCGCGCGCGGGCGCAGCCAGATCGGCGGAGACCACACCCACGCGCGCACCGCTGTGCGCGATCGTGTACTCCACCTCGGCGGCGGTCAGCTTGTGATTGACCGGCACCAGCACACCGCCCGCGCGCCAGATCCCGAACGCGGCGATCAGGAAGCCCGGCGAGTTGTACGTCATGACCGCGACCCGGTCGCCCGGCCGCACCCCTTCGCGGCGGAACACCTCCGCGGCCCGTCGCGCCGCGGCATCGAGTTGGCGATAGCTCAGGCGCTGCGCCCCGTACACGACCGCATCCTTGTCCGGGAACTTCCGACGGGCGCTCTCCAGCAAC is part of the Rhodococcus sp. SGAir0479 genome and encodes:
- a CDS encoding class I adenylate-forming enzyme family protein is translated as MHLNVLLESARRKFPDKDAVVYGAQRLSYRQLDAAARRAAEVFRREGVRPGDRVAVMTYNSPGFLIAAFGIWRAGGVLVPVNHKLTAAEVEYTIAHSGARVGVVSADLAAPARGGAPRTRWLLTEAATHGTDVADDDDFDALVAAAPEWDGADGDEDDVAQILYTSGTTSAPKGCVHTHRTIASVPPLIVATIGLTRDDRFLIAMPIWHASPLNNWALTTLFLGGTVILLREYHPVEFLETVQRERATAFFGAPIAYLAPVQVAEAHGLDLGRYDLSSMRRWIYGGAPIGAPTARLLASVYRSENFYQVYGMSEMGPVGTALYPHEQIEKAGSIGRGGMPGVDLRVVRADGGDAAPGETGEIWLGADTRMRGYLDNDAATADVFDGRWYRTGDVARVDDDGYLFIVDRLKDVVITGGENVYSQEVEEALRPHPDVVDVAVIGRPHPEWGETVVAVVVPVDGRTVDLDEVRAYLSDKLARYKVPRELVLVDALPRNPSGKLTKHVLRDAVLTD